The following proteins are encoded in a genomic region of Sesamum indicum cultivar Zhongzhi No. 13 linkage group LG8, S_indicum_v1.0, whole genome shotgun sequence:
- the LOC105169539 gene encoding uncharacterized protein LOC105169539 yields the protein MSESEQHIRRGAPPPLYKQNSWSPDTLREEAWSNRRRNHRLRRGRSVTDDDLDELRGCLDLGFDFDSPDLDPKLSSTLPALQFYYAVNRQYSHTLSRSSSASFSDCDTASTSSVGSPAAIIDPGEKPEMVKTRLRQWAQVVACSVRQLSPNS from the exons ATGTCCGAATCAGAGCAACACATACGCCGGGGAGCTCCCCCGCCTTTGTACAAGCAGAATTCATGGTCGCCTGATACACTCCGAGAGGAGGCGTGGAGCAATCGCCGTAGAAATCATCGACTGCGGCGCGGCCGCAGCGTCACCGATGATGACCTGGACGAGCTGCGCGGCTGCTTGGACTTGGGATTCGACTTTGATTCGCCTGATTTGGATCCGAAACTCTCGTCGACTCTCCCCGCACTTCAGTTTTACTACGCTGTGAATCGGCAGTACTCTCATACCCTGTCTAGATCTTCTTCGGCGTCGTTTTCCGATTGCGATACCGCGTCGACGTCGTCCGTCGGGAGCCCCGCCGCGATTATAGATCCAG GTGAAAAGCCGGAAATGGTGAAGACAAGATTGAGGCAATGGGCGCAGGTGGTGGCGTGTTCGGTGCGGCAACTCTCGCCTAACTCATGA